From Methanoculleus thermophilus, the proteins below share one genomic window:
- a CDS encoding DNA-methyltransferase, with the protein MAEEERRTGGLAINTIHTMDCIEGMQRLPAGSVDIIVTSPPYNIGKEYNTYDDQKPREDYLRWMGQVAAGASRVLADDGSFFLNIGGKPRDPWIPFDVIQQFRPHFELQNVIHWVKSIAIEKEDVGNYENILGDIAVGHYQPVNSSRYLSQCHEHIFHFTKKGDVILDKMAIGVPYQDKSNIGRWKAADRDLRDRGNTWFIPYRTIRSSRPHPTSFPEKLPEMCIRLHGCRPGTLVLDPFMGIGNTALAAIALGVDYIGFEIDPEYQAIAEARIAKARRQEGSD; encoded by the coding sequence GTGGCAGAAGAGGAGAGAAGGACTGGCGGGCTAGCCATCAACACCATCCATACCATGGACTGCATCGAAGGCATGCAGCGCCTCCCGGCAGGTTCGGTCGATATCATCGTCACATCGCCGCCCTACAACATCGGAAAGGAGTACAACACCTACGACGACCAGAAACCCCGCGAGGACTACCTCCGCTGGATGGGGCAGGTCGCCGCCGGAGCGTCGCGGGTCCTCGCCGACGACGGTTCGTTCTTCCTCAACATCGGCGGCAAACCTCGCGACCCCTGGATACCCTTCGATGTCATCCAGCAGTTCCGTCCTCACTTTGAACTACAGAACGTCATCCACTGGGTCAAATCGATCGCGATCGAGAAGGAGGACGTGGGGAATTACGAAAACATCCTCGGCGATATCGCCGTCGGCCACTACCAGCCGGTGAACAGCTCACGCTACTTGAGTCAATGCCACGAGCACATCTTTCACTTCACAAAGAAAGGAGACGTCATCCTCGACAAAATGGCGATCGGCGTGCCCTACCAGGACAAGAGCAACATCGGTCGATGGAAGGCGGCGGATCGCGACCTCCGCGACCGGGGGAACACCTGGTTCATCCCCTATCGGACCATTCGCTCCTCCCGACCTCATCCGACCAGTTTCCCGGAAAAACTCCCGGAGATGTGCATCAGGCTCCATGGCTGCCGTCCCGGGACGCTCGTCCTCGACCCCTTCATGGGCATCGGGAACACGGCGCTTGCGGCGATTGCACTTGGCGTAGACTACATAGGCTTTGAGATCGACCCGGAATACCAGGCCATTGCAGAGGCCCGAATTGCCAAGGCACGCCGGCAAGAAGGATCGGACTGA
- a CDS encoding tyrosine-type recombinase/integrase: MGNERFHHSPEEYFEYAEKSLTAAVEDGRITPEDAGLIREYVAESSSGLSPGRQYKTAYTLIAVRRYLPPFLETKKTDLLGGINRMRFAKKDNGKPYKKNTIADYVRFTKRFYLWLVKRGYVDIPADIIKEIKNPQYDTQTKNEDDILTGEEVSQLIDAAKSIKYKALIGVMYEAGLRSGEVASLKWKDVTFHEWGAKVRTAEKTGRLRTIPIITYREYLAKWKTSYPGDPTGDNYVFLTSRGEPMQYRGLAKAISNFAKAAGIKKKITLHTFRHSRITHALRGGMQETLAKKAFWGNQTTKMINTYSHLVDEDVDNAFAALAGVELPDSDRTNESPEPVQCPNCHLVMPPGSRFCGRCGLTLTVEAAETVNTVIKAAEAVVANPNDPEALTILLEARARMAMKNGGGT; this comes from the coding sequence ATGGGGAACGAGCGGTTTCATCACTCGCCTGAGGAGTACTTCGAGTACGCCGAGAAGAGCCTCACGGCCGCAGTTGAGGACGGACGGATAACCCCGGAGGACGCCGGGCTTATTCGGGAGTACGTGGCGGAGAGTTCGAGTGGGTTGTCTCCCGGCCGCCAATACAAGACAGCCTATACTCTGATCGCGGTCCGGCGATACCTCCCGCCGTTCCTGGAGACGAAGAAGACGGACCTGCTCGGCGGCATCAACCGTATGCGTTTTGCGAAGAAGGATAACGGGAAGCCGTACAAGAAGAACACGATAGCCGACTACGTGCGGTTTACTAAGCGGTTCTACCTCTGGCTAGTGAAGAGGGGATATGTCGATATCCCGGCGGACATCATCAAGGAGATCAAGAACCCTCAATATGACACGCAGACCAAGAACGAAGACGACATCTTGACAGGCGAGGAAGTCTCGCAGCTGATCGACGCGGCGAAGAGCATCAAGTACAAGGCGCTGATCGGCGTGATGTACGAGGCAGGGCTCCGGTCCGGGGAGGTCGCCTCGTTGAAGTGGAAGGATGTCACCTTCCACGAGTGGGGAGCGAAGGTCCGGACCGCCGAGAAGACCGGCCGGCTCCGGACGATCCCGATCATCACCTACCGGGAGTACCTCGCCAAATGGAAGACCTCGTATCCCGGCGACCCGACCGGCGATAACTACGTGTTCCTGACGAGCCGCGGCGAGCCGATGCAGTATCGCGGGCTCGCGAAGGCGATCTCGAATTTCGCCAAGGCTGCCGGGATCAAGAAGAAGATCACCCTGCACACGTTCAGGCACAGCAGGATAACGCACGCCCTTCGCGGTGGGATGCAGGAAACGCTAGCGAAGAAAGCGTTTTGGGGCAATCAGACCACAAAGATGATCAATACCTACTCGCACCTGGTAGACGAGGATGTCGATAACGCCTTCGCCGCCCTCGCCGGCGTGGAGCTGCCCGATAGCGATCGAACGAACGAATCCCCGGAGCCGGTGCAGTGCCCGAACTGCCACCTTGTCATGCCGCCGGGGTCCCGGTTCTGTGGTCGGTGCGGGCTGACGCTTACGGTCGAGGCGGCGGAGACTGTGAACACGGTTATCAAGGCCGCCGAAGCGGTGGTGGCGAACCCGAACGACCCCGAAGCGCTCACGATCTTGCTTGAGGCCCGGGCGAGGATGGCGATGAAGAACGGCGGGGGGACGTGA
- a CDS encoding tyrosine-type recombinase/integrase — translation MGIEWSDVDLSTGKIHIRREIAKNGEPRDTFISSEALEVLLQWQAYHPLYAEKADAYTIPDEYIRDTNRVFPLSYNGVRDKYGRVLEKCGLDEKDPTTGWLVLRLHVMRKYFRTRLPQGGASIDVVESLMGHSGYLSDSYVRMTDEEVEAAYRAAESVLWVFKTKPINEGELRQLEQENRELRGELAGIQRQITMMNAMQADVGATPEALQRLVDERIKELMGKAGGA, via the coding sequence TTGGGGATCGAGTGGTCGGACGTTGACCTCTCAACTGGAAAGATCCACATCCGGCGGGAGATAGCTAAAAATGGAGAGCCCCGCGACACCTTCATATCGAGCGAGGCGCTGGAAGTCCTTCTCCAATGGCAAGCCTATCACCCCCTGTACGCGGAGAAGGCCGATGCGTATACTATTCCAGACGAGTATATCAGGGACACGAACCGGGTTTTTCCGCTCTCGTACAACGGCGTGCGGGATAAATATGGCCGGGTTCTTGAGAAGTGCGGGCTCGACGAGAAAGATCCCACAACCGGGTGGTTGGTGCTCCGGCTCCACGTGATGCGAAAATATTTTAGAACCCGACTCCCCCAGGGCGGCGCTTCTATCGATGTGGTCGAGTCGCTGATGGGCCACTCGGGGTATCTGTCCGACAGTTATGTCAGGATGACTGACGAGGAGGTCGAGGCGGCATACAGGGCGGCCGAATCGGTCCTGTGGGTCTTTAAGACTAAACCGATCAACGAGGGAGAGCTCCGGCAACTTGAGCAGGAGAACCGGGAACTTCGGGGAGAGCTTGCTGGCATCCAGCGGCAGATCACAATGATGAACGCGATGCAGGCGGACGTGGGCGCTACCCCGGAGGCGCTGCAGCGGCTGGTGGATGAGCGGATAAAAGAGCTGATGGGGAAGGCCGGAGGGGCCTAA
- a CDS encoding MarR family winged helix-turn-helix transcriptional regulator produces MTENQAKTILHLFRKGPDYVYSIAKETEIRQPTLQNIVGRLEEYGLISLYGKEKGDTGISRKNYSLTGLGWCAAAMLLLKQGGSPFAGERVAAVLNQGIARRADVFKPAGVRDDSLHGQLLDTLTEEPLRGGERGDTMFLEHWEEIIRIAEVYPNPPDFSTCMIWDQVGFFAKTPDLFLPRNDPRWVWYAALYYACSGVFGVYSQAGEKKINGAVFDVFFSSYLATGGCMTMQHPAWIPYCCEVLRAFDDLAEHMAAIFEVHLKFLEETREVYQNAMASLENVKTD; encoded by the coding sequence TTGACTGAGAATCAGGCAAAGACAATTTTGCACCTGTTCCGCAAGGGGCCCGATTACGTGTATTCGATCGCTAAAGAAACGGAGATTCGCCAACCAACACTTCAGAATATAGTTGGGAGGTTGGAGGAGTACGGGCTAATCTCCCTCTATGGTAAGGAGAAGGGTGATACAGGAATTTCGCGGAAAAATTACTCATTGACTGGCCTGGGGTGGTGCGCTGCAGCGATGCTTCTACTTAAACAGGGGGGTTCGCCATTCGCCGGCGAACGTGTCGCGGCGGTGCTCAATCAAGGTATAGCGCGCCGTGCCGATGTATTCAAACCCGCTGGCGTCAGAGACGATTCGCTTCACGGTCAACTACTCGACACGTTGACGGAAGAGCCACTCCGCGGCGGTGAGAGAGGAGATACAATGTTCCTTGAACACTGGGAGGAAATCATACGAATCGCAGAAGTTTATCCAAATCCCCCTGATTTTAGCACGTGTATGATATGGGATCAGGTCGGATTCTTTGCAAAAACGCCCGATTTGTTCTTACCGAGGAACGATCCGCGTTGGGTATGGTATGCCGCCCTGTACTATGCTTGTTCGGGTGTATTCGGGGTTTACTCGCAGGCAGGCGAGAAAAAGATAAATGGTGCCGTCTTCGACGTGTTCTTCTCGTCCTACCTCGCGACAGGGGGGTGTATGACCATGCAACATCCAGCGTGGATTCCGTACTGTTGCGAGGTTCTCCGCGCCTTTGATGACCTAGCAGAACATATGGCTGCTATATTTGAAGTACACCTGAAATTTCTTGAAGAGACCCGGGAGGTCTACCAGAACGCCATGGCCTCCTTGGAGAACGTAAAAACGGATTAG
- a CDS encoding AbrB/MazE/SpoVT family DNA-binding domain-containing protein, producing MREILVGTVQGLALSRSLALTIPYHLREEHGFKKGDRFAVKTDGWGRIIYEKLPDERGCNAPTSGPSRNPDTYAMEASR from the coding sequence ATGCGAGAGATCCTTGTCGGGACCGTCCAAGGTCTGGCGCTGAGCAGATCGCTTGCGCTCACGATCCCCTATCATCTACGGGAAGAGCACGGCTTCAAGAAAGGTGATCGCTTCGCCGTCAAGACTGACGGATGGGGGCGGATCATCTATGAAAAACTGCCCGACGAGAGGGGTTGCAATGCGCCAACATCCGGCCCCTCCCGCAACCCCGACACATACGCGATGGAGGCATCGAGGTGA
- a CDS encoding phage NrS-1 polymerase family protein, with translation MTTGDPFGDAKASGFQIIRSPKGAAPQPPARSAPAPTSRPATSTRYAAIPAAMRQAKRWVTWQYEIREGKKTKVPHTPGKGKASSTDPTTWVTFEEACRVAEFYSGIGFVLGDGWLGLDADHVRDLDTGEWLPGILDEIKSLGSYAELSPSKTGAHVITFGTKPGDRSRAAGEVWEMYDRGRFFTVTGDHIPGTPDDVREPAPGSLEAIYEKIGRTKEMQQAPRAKTPTPRSTAAPDLTDAEIIEKCQSAANAAKFNALWRGDMSGYGSHSEADLALCTILAFYSQDPAQLERLVRQSGLYREKWDRTDYVTRTISKALEHVGETWSPGGGMDALPPEARYLKRIEYRRKMQAARREAVRA, from the coding sequence GTGACCACCGGCGACCCGTTCGGGGATGCGAAGGCATCCGGTTTTCAGATCATACGCTCACCGAAAGGAGCAGCGCCACAACCGCCGGCAAGATCGGCACCGGCACCAACGAGCCGCCCCGCGACCTCTACCAGGTACGCCGCCATCCCCGCCGCGATGCGACAGGCGAAGCGGTGGGTTACCTGGCAGTACGAGATTCGTGAAGGGAAGAAGACAAAGGTGCCACACACCCCCGGCAAGGGGAAGGCGAGCAGCACCGATCCCACGACATGGGTGACGTTTGAGGAAGCGTGCCGGGTGGCAGAGTTCTACAGCGGGATCGGGTTCGTCCTGGGCGACGGCTGGCTCGGGCTCGACGCGGATCACGTGCGGGATCTTGATACCGGGGAATGGTTGCCCGGAATCCTCGACGAGATCAAGAGTCTTGGCTCTTACGCGGAGCTGTCCCCATCGAAGACCGGCGCCCATGTGATAACCTTCGGGACGAAGCCGGGCGACAGGAGCCGGGCAGCGGGCGAAGTATGGGAGATGTACGACCGTGGCCGGTTCTTCACCGTTACCGGAGACCACATCCCCGGCACGCCCGATGACGTGCGCGAGCCGGCGCCCGGGAGCCTGGAGGCGATCTACGAGAAGATCGGCCGGACGAAGGAGATGCAGCAAGCGCCCCGGGCGAAGACCCCGACCCCACGATCTACAGCCGCCCCGGATCTAACCGACGCGGAGATCATCGAGAAGTGCCAGAGCGCCGCGAACGCCGCGAAGTTCAACGCCCTATGGCGCGGGGATATGTCCGGATACGGATCGCACTCTGAAGCGGATCTCGCCCTGTGCACCATCCTCGCCTTCTACAGTCAAGACCCCGCACAACTGGAGCGATTGGTTCGGCAGTCGGGACTCTACCGCGAGAAGTGGGACCGAACCGACTACGTCACGCGGACGATCTCGAAGGCCCTGGAGCATGTGGGAGAGACATGGAGCCCGGGCGGCGGCATGGATGCCCTCCCGCCCGAAGCACGATACCTCAAGCGCATCGAGTACCGGCGAAAGATGCAGGCGGCCCGGCGGGAGGCGGTGCGGGCATGA
- a CDS encoding DNA primase family protein translates to MTADNLSPDEKIAIGLADGDTLTTVSWWGGFYYNIPASCDLAKECGIPSADEAAADERREQAKRVLFRIAVYCHDKGLEVASNLSRRWSRLPEEIRPTPEEVEHLTKMAKVYRERARRDRNDEILSADQEDLTTGIGLTDIGNSERLIRMYGDDVRYCATLKAWFVWDGRRWEQDETNRMLDLATRTAKAIFLEAATAPNSETVAKWAIKSGSLAARRAMIDGAVHMVPVRADEMDARENLFNCQNGTLDLETFEFREHRREDLLTKIAGVRYDPDATCPLWLEHLKTVFCADEEVIAGFQGMMGYSLLQYNPEQIMSILWGSGKNGKSETLKAIALILGDYATNIEAGTLMQSRHDDAGRARPDVLRLKGARFVTCTEPEQDAILSESLIKSVTGDHKVTARPLYGKPIEFKPGAKIFLATNYLPKIHGTDNGIWRRIWLFPFVAVIPPEKRQPEYGNVLFEQEGPGILNWMIEGLRRYKEQGKLAQPAAVQKATQEYRITSNPVGRFLTECCVIGPREQVGKNDLYEAYLSWCETIGWRSVARNKFGSLMKTLFDDYSDGANRYWIGIRRKTEAELRNCDISAERQAELSERPTPGTDTPDRLSPNFSYTHAREKVGESLSVVSGEDVPPSVFATINTYTWRGGLEKKGARCSVRGCDRKPEWVNEHGEWPLCSVHYNELSLRTKREVRP, encoded by the coding sequence ATGACCGCGGACAACCTCTCCCCGGACGAGAAGATCGCGATCGGTCTCGCAGACGGGGATACCCTCACCACCGTGTCATGGTGGGGTGGGTTTTACTACAACATCCCTGCATCGTGCGATCTCGCGAAAGAGTGCGGGATACCTTCGGCTGACGAGGCGGCCGCCGACGAGCGCCGGGAGCAGGCAAAGCGGGTTCTGTTCCGCATCGCGGTCTACTGCCACGATAAAGGGCTCGAGGTCGCAAGCAACCTCTCCAGGCGGTGGTCCCGGCTGCCGGAAGAGATCCGCCCGACGCCCGAAGAGGTCGAGCACCTTACCAAAATGGCGAAGGTCTACCGGGAACGTGCGCGAAGGGACCGAAACGATGAGATCCTGTCCGCGGATCAGGAGGACCTGACCACCGGGATCGGGCTGACGGACATAGGGAACTCCGAACGCCTGATCAGGATGTACGGCGATGATGTCCGATATTGTGCGACGCTGAAAGCGTGGTTTGTGTGGGACGGCCGGCGGTGGGAGCAGGACGAGACGAACCGGATGCTCGACCTTGCAACGAGGACGGCTAAGGCGATCTTCCTCGAAGCGGCGACAGCACCGAACAGCGAAACCGTCGCAAAGTGGGCGATCAAATCGGGTTCGCTCGCGGCACGGCGCGCGATGATTGACGGCGCTGTGCATATGGTCCCCGTCCGCGCCGACGAGATGGATGCGCGCGAAAACCTGTTCAACTGCCAGAACGGCACCCTCGACCTGGAGACGTTCGAGTTCCGGGAGCACAGGCGCGAGGACCTTCTTACGAAAATAGCCGGTGTGCGGTATGACCCCGACGCGACATGCCCTCTCTGGCTGGAGCACCTGAAGACGGTTTTTTGCGCCGACGAGGAGGTAATCGCCGGATTTCAGGGCATGATGGGATACTCGCTCCTGCAATACAACCCCGAACAGATTATGAGCATCCTGTGGGGTTCGGGCAAAAACGGCAAGTCGGAGACGCTGAAGGCGATCGCTCTCATACTGGGTGACTATGCGACCAACATCGAGGCTGGGACCTTGATGCAGTCCCGACACGATGATGCTGGGCGGGCACGCCCGGACGTTCTCAGGCTCAAGGGTGCGCGGTTCGTGACCTGCACCGAACCGGAGCAGGACGCTATCCTTTCCGAGTCGCTGATCAAGTCTGTGACCGGCGATCACAAAGTCACCGCTCGGCCGTTGTACGGCAAGCCGATTGAGTTCAAGCCAGGTGCAAAAATCTTCCTTGCAACGAATTACTTACCGAAAATTCACGGGACCGATAACGGGATTTGGCGGAGAATATGGTTATTCCCGTTTGTCGCCGTCATCCCGCCCGAGAAACGGCAGCCGGAGTATGGCAACGTCTTGTTCGAGCAGGAAGGCCCTGGAATCCTCAACTGGATGATCGAAGGTCTCCGGCGATACAAGGAGCAGGGCAAACTCGCACAGCCCGCGGCCGTGCAAAAGGCCACGCAGGAGTACCGGATCACATCGAACCCGGTCGGCCGGTTCCTCACAGAATGTTGTGTGATCGGGCCCCGGGAGCAGGTCGGGAAAAACGATCTCTATGAGGCATACCTCTCATGGTGCGAAACCATCGGGTGGAGATCCGTGGCCCGGAACAAGTTCGGCAGCCTTATGAAAACCCTGTTTGATGACTACAGCGACGGCGCTAATCGGTATTGGATCGGAATCAGGCGCAAGACCGAGGCCGAATTACGAAACTGCGACATCTCTGCTGAGAGACAGGCCGAACTCTCCGAGCGCCCGACACCCGGCACTGACACACCTGACAGACTTTCCCCTAATTTTTCCTATACACACGCGCGAGAAAAAGTTGGGGAAAGTCTGTCAGTTGTGTCAGGAGAGGATGTCCCACCGTCTGTGTTCGCTACTATCAACACCTACACCTGGCGTGGCGGGCTGGAGAAGAAAGGCGCCCGGTGCAGCGTCCGCGGGTGTGACCGAAAGCCCGAGTGGGTGAACGAACACGGCGAGTGGCCGCTGTGTAGTGTGCACTATAACGAGCTCTCCCTCCGTACCAAACGCGAGGTGCGCCCATGA
- a CDS encoding FxLYD domain-containing protein produces MRLSAILIILLLVVGVTACGCTSRTQYVSGDDEPGPTAPTTAAATPTKVTGRDALQIVSHELEYGSYGSIYVVGSAKNIGDERISWGSIDVKFYDHDGNLVGNGADFVQDLDPGETWKFKVTYYDSDGAVDSYKIGVGSTW; encoded by the coding sequence ATGAGGCTTTCAGCCATTCTGATAATTCTCCTGCTCGTGGTGGGTGTCACCGCGTGCGGGTGCACCAGCAGGACCCAATATGTATCCGGGGACGACGAACCCGGCCCGACCGCGCCGACGACCGCCGCCGCGACACCGACGAAGGTGACCGGGCGCGACGCTCTCCAGATCGTGTCACATGAACTCGAGTACGGGAGTTACGGATCCATTTACGTGGTTGGGAGCGCGAAGAACATCGGGGATGAGCGTATTTCGTGGGGCTCCATCGATGTTAAGTTCTACGACCATGACGGCAACCTGGTTGGAAACGGGGCCGACTTCGTCCAGGACCTTGACCCGGGCGAGACGTGGAAGTTCAAGGTGACGTATTACGATTCCGACGGCGCCGTGGATTCGTACAAGATCGGGGTGGGCTCGACCTGGTAA
- a CDS encoding zinc ribbon domain-containing protein, with protein sequence MTNVKFGTTVSAVLECLDFAESDLTDDERHNSRKALEHYKAAVAQTIREVFDEADVPGPAAPEPVPCTRCGAILEGERRFCTVCGMPQKKEAPGDSLERMLAKDAGTTPDDPRFKAVVARIREEQPEAWDALVQKIATATAAPKPKEAEPAKS encoded by the coding sequence ATGACAAACGTCAAATTTGGAACCACTGTTTCGGCGGTCTTGGAGTGCCTGGACTTCGCCGAAAGCGACCTGACAGACGACGAGCGCCACAACTCCCGCAAAGCCCTGGAGCACTACAAGGCAGCGGTTGCACAGACGATCCGCGAGGTCTTCGACGAGGCGGACGTCCCCGGCCCGGCCGCCCCGGAGCCGGTGCCCTGCACGCGGTGTGGTGCCATCCTGGAGGGAGAGAGGCGCTTCTGCACCGTGTGCGGTATGCCGCAGAAGAAGGAGGCGCCCGGCGACTCCCTGGAGAGGATGCTTGCAAAAGATGCCGGCACGACCCCGGACGACCCGCGCTTTAAGGCAGTGGTCGCCCGGATCCGCGAGGAGCAGCCGGAGGCGTGGGACGCCCTGGTGCAGAAGATCGCCACGGCCACGGCGGCCCCGAAACCGAAAGAGGCAGAGCCGGCGAAGTCCTAA
- a CDS encoding DUF504 domain-containing protein → MRTSHRLLLRLYHDPGYDFSRVEVEYVDRGAPGDRSRVQGERVVALDAQYLEVDSGTHVACIPYHRIRRILYDGKTLWPQPAEGMERGEDNPG, encoded by the coding sequence ATGCGAACAAGCCACCGGCTGCTGCTCCGGCTCTACCACGATCCTGGCTACGACTTCTCCCGGGTCGAGGTCGAGTACGTCGATCGGGGAGCGCCCGGCGACCGCTCACGGGTGCAGGGGGAGCGGGTCGTCGCGCTCGATGCCCAGTACCTGGAGGTGGACTCCGGGACCCACGTCGCCTGCATCCCCTACCACCGGATCCGCCGCATCCTCTACGACGGCAAGACCCTATGGCCACAACCGGCCGAGGGCATGGAGAGGGGCGAAGACAACCCGGGGTGA
- the mmp10 gene encoding methyl coenzyme M reductase-arginine methyltransferase Mmp10 (Mmp10 (methanogenesis marker protein 10) is a cobalamin-requiring radical SAM methyltransferase that creates the methylarginine modification to methyl coenzyme M reductase.) translates to MSHLTVDLGGRPGLDCRGFCSYCYFKHVKGTTSFGCKYCLPFQKGCDYCTRGVREGYTGFKDLRSVADETLANLQVMGDDLDRITISGGGDPSCYPEFRDLIELLGSMEVPLHIGYTSGKGFDDPGIADFLIDNGLAEVSYTIFAADPELRREWMHDPTPETSLEILDRLCGAVDVYAAAVIIPGVNDGEILEETCAWLEERGAKGLILMRFANRTDQGLILGNAPLLEGQRVHTVDEFHDIVTDLNERFSMKISGTPLGDPSIGSPFAILHEPDLLKKLPRVRKRATVITGSIAAPFIQRVLSIRGSTSRVVKVRKEIACLITADDLAGVDLARLEDAVVIPGRAFVHDAEAQKILSADGVDRVVVRGPDMLTADAEMSMGMTRTEVLDKEMEGFAALINTINRYGR, encoded by the coding sequence ATGTCGCATCTCACCGTCGATCTCGGGGGTCGGCCCGGCCTCGACTGCCGGGGATTCTGCTCGTACTGCTACTTCAAACACGTCAAGGGCACAACGTCGTTCGGCTGCAAATACTGCCTCCCCTTCCAGAAAGGCTGCGACTACTGCACCCGGGGCGTGCGCGAGGGCTATACCGGGTTCAAAGACCTCCGGAGCGTCGCCGACGAGACGCTGGCAAACCTCCAGGTGATGGGCGACGATCTCGACCGGATCACCATCAGCGGGGGTGGGGACCCGAGCTGCTACCCGGAGTTCCGCGACCTCATCGAACTCCTCGGCAGCATGGAGGTGCCGCTCCATATCGGCTACACCAGCGGCAAAGGGTTCGATGACCCCGGTATTGCCGACTTCCTCATCGATAACGGCCTCGCCGAGGTCTCCTATACCATCTTCGCCGCAGACCCAGAACTGCGGCGAGAATGGATGCACGACCCGACGCCGGAGACCTCGCTTGAGATCCTCGACCGGCTCTGCGGCGCAGTCGACGTCTACGCCGCCGCAGTCATCATCCCGGGCGTCAACGACGGCGAGATTCTTGAAGAGACCTGTGCGTGGCTGGAGGAGCGGGGTGCAAAGGGGCTGATCCTGATGCGGTTTGCAAACCGAACCGACCAGGGGCTCATTCTCGGGAATGCACCGCTCCTAGAGGGGCAACGGGTCCATACTGTCGATGAGTTCCACGATATCGTCACCGACCTAAACGAACGGTTCTCAATGAAGATCAGCGGGACCCCGCTTGGCGATCCCTCGATCGGATCGCCGTTTGCAATCCTTCACGAGCCCGACCTCTTAAAGAAACTCCCCCGGGTCAGGAAGCGTGCGACGGTGATCACCGGGAGCATCGCGGCCCCCTTCATCCAGCGTGTCCTCTCGATCCGCGGCTCGACATCAAGGGTCGTCAAGGTCAGAAAGGAGATCGCCTGCCTCATCACCGCCGACGACCTTGCCGGGGTGGACCTGGCGAGGCTTGAGGACGCTGTGGTCATCCCCGGTCGGGCCTTCGTCCATGACGCCGAGGCCCAGAAGATCCTCTCCGCAGACGGCGTCGACCGCGTGGTGGTGCGCGGCCCCGATATGCTGACGGCCGACGCGGAGATGAGCATGGGGATGACCCGTACGGAAGTGCTCGATAAAGAGATGGAAGGGTTTGCAGCCCTGATCAACACGATCAATCGTTACGGCCGGTGA